The following coding sequences lie in one Photobacterium sp. CCB-ST2H9 genomic window:
- a CDS encoding LysR family transcriptional regulator, which yields MSRITWNLDQLEAFVTAARCGSFTATARQLGKAQSRVSTAIANLEADLGFLLFDRSGKFPVLTEDGREVLNDAGSVLTQCQRLQSRALSVVSANPVQLAIAMDEAVPIENFEMLYARLADRFPHLSVTLLNGSQEDIASWIDEEKADIGFVLQDHVLPDSLERYAIARTGQALIVSENHPLAAVPAPTESQLIEYRQLVIRDRLGQALGKPISPSYWHVDSFYLISSLVMQGIGWAFVPEHVATAEWYEVKTLSTENLPYQQDFILSAIKRRDTAWNAVLEWLLAESQQLFTEEKEA from the coding sequence ATGTCACGTATTACCTGGAATCTGGACCAGCTGGAAGCCTTTGTGACCGCAGCCCGATGCGGATCATTCACAGCCACGGCACGACAACTGGGCAAAGCGCAGTCACGGGTCAGTACCGCCATTGCAAATCTGGAAGCTGATCTGGGCTTCTTGCTCTTCGACCGTTCCGGTAAATTCCCTGTGCTCACTGAAGATGGCCGGGAAGTCCTGAATGATGCCGGTTCGGTATTAACTCAGTGCCAGCGTCTTCAGTCGCGGGCTTTATCGGTTGTATCGGCCAACCCTGTACAACTTGCCATTGCCATGGATGAAGCCGTGCCGATTGAAAACTTTGAGATGCTGTATGCCCGGTTGGCTGACAGGTTTCCGCACCTGAGTGTCACCTTGCTGAACGGTTCACAGGAAGATATCGCCAGTTGGATCGATGAGGAAAAAGCGGACATTGGTTTTGTTCTGCAGGACCACGTTCTGCCGGATTCCCTGGAACGCTATGCGATTGCCCGCACCGGACAGGCGCTGATTGTGTCTGAGAATCACCCGCTGGCAGCTGTTCCGGCTCCGACGGAAAGCCAGCTGATTGAATATCGCCAGCTCGTGATCCGTGACCGGCTGGGGCAGGCACTTGGCAAACCGATCTCGCCCAGTTACTGGCATGTTGACAGTTTCTACCTGATATCGTCTCTGGTTATGCAGGGGATTGGCTGGGCTTTTGTGCCGGAGCATGTTGCGACAGCTGAATGGTATGAAGTGAAAACGCTGTCGACGGAAAATCTGCCCTACCAGCAGGATTTCATCTTGTCTGCGATTAAGCGGCGAGATACGGCATGGAACGCTGTACTGGAATGGTTACTGGCAGAATCACAGCAACTGTTTACTGAGGAAAAAGAAGCTTGA
- a CDS encoding cold-shock protein produces the protein MSNKSTGLVKWFNEEKGFGFITQDNGGADVFVHFRAIVSEGFKTLAEGQKVSFDVEQGQKGPQAANVVAL, from the coding sequence ATGTCTAACAAATCAACTGGTCTGGTAAAGTGGTTTAACGAAGAGAAAGGTTTCGGTTTCATTACTCAGGACAACGGCGGTGCAGACGTATTCGTTCACTTCCGTGCAATCGTTTCTGAAGGCTTCAAGACTCTGGCTGAAGGTCAAAAAGTATCTTTTGACGTTGAGCAAGGTCAGAAAGGCCCTCAAGCTGCGAACGTAGTCGCGCTGTAA
- a CDS encoding carboxymuconolactone decarboxylase family protein, with the protein MTNRLSYFNAAPQAMEILLQQESYFHQQFRESSTMSMTIWELVKLRVSQINQCAYCIDMHSKDALKLGEKPERIYGLSAWRDMPLYTAQEKVALAFAEQLTACQPVSDELYHQVLDTFGDLAMVDLTVAINAINSWNRMVKAFKPKVGIYQPK; encoded by the coding sequence ATGACAAACCGACTGAGTTACTTCAACGCTGCGCCTCAGGCAATGGAAATCCTGTTACAACAGGAAAGCTATTTTCATCAGCAATTTCGCGAGTCTTCCACGATGTCCATGACCATCTGGGAGCTGGTGAAACTGCGTGTATCACAGATCAATCAGTGTGCTTATTGTATCGATATGCACAGTAAAGATGCGTTAAAACTCGGGGAAAAACCTGAAAGAATTTATGGCTTAAGTGCCTGGCGGGATATGCCTTTGTATACCGCGCAGGAAAAAGTCGCACTGGCGTTTGCAGAACAACTGACCGCCTGCCAGCCGGTGTCTGATGAACTTTATCATCAGGTACTGGACACTTTCGGTGATTTGGCTATGGTAGATTTAACCGTGGCAATTAATGCCATTAACAGCTGGAACAGAATGGTAAAAGCCTTCAAACCGAAAGTCGGCATTTACCAGCCGAAATAG
- a CDS encoding LysR family transcriptional regulator, producing MIEEIEIQWLRSFHAVYTCNSFKQAAEMLGLPTSNVSRHVVQLEEKMGTRLLQRTTRRMSPTEAGHQLFASTSPLMTALNDALEDISQHSQRVAGQLKILMPDLPELAEILVTFSQAYPQVSICCETSLNPKEDLLDGFDLVLSFHRGALDDSGWVAKEVSRWASCIVGSPDLIARCGVPATVNELRQMPCITSLTALNGMPWIFKGSKGRSQTIPVTSSFKANSGNIATKAALAGLGFAILAEVGCRGALEAGLLEKITLEAEPEDLVLYAFYAGRKHLPHKIHAFLTHLDSYLKL from the coding sequence GTGATTGAAGAGATTGAGATTCAGTGGTTGCGAAGCTTTCATGCGGTTTACACCTGCAACAGCTTTAAACAGGCAGCAGAAATGCTCGGCCTTCCGACATCCAATGTGAGCCGTCATGTGGTTCAGCTCGAGGAGAAAATGGGTACCCGTTTATTGCAGCGAACCACCCGGCGTATGAGTCCGACAGAAGCGGGTCATCAGCTGTTTGCCTCGACGTCACCACTGATGACTGCTTTGAATGATGCGCTGGAAGATATCAGCCAGCACTCGCAAAGGGTTGCCGGGCAGTTGAAGATCCTGATGCCCGACTTGCCAGAACTGGCAGAGATTCTTGTCACCTTCAGCCAGGCCTATCCGCAGGTCAGTATTTGCTGCGAAACCAGCTTAAATCCGAAAGAAGATTTGCTGGATGGCTTCGATCTGGTGCTGAGTTTTCACCGGGGGGCACTGGATGACAGCGGCTGGGTGGCGAAAGAGGTATCGCGCTGGGCGAGTTGCATTGTGGGCTCCCCGGATTTGATTGCACGCTGTGGAGTGCCTGCCACGGTAAATGAATTGCGTCAGATGCCCTGTATTACCAGTCTGACGGCGTTAAACGGTATGCCCTGGATATTTAAGGGGAGCAAAGGCCGTTCTCAGACGATTCCGGTAACTTCTTCGTTTAAAGCCAACAGCGGCAACATCGCCACAAAAGCTGCGTTAGCAGGGTTAGGCTTCGCCATTCTGGCTGAGGTGGGTTGTCGCGGTGCTCTTGAGGCCGGGCTGCTTGAGAAAATCACGCTGGAAGCGGAGCCCGAGGATCTGGTGCTGTATGCTTTTTACGCCGGGAGAAAGCATCTGCCCCACAAAATTCATGCATTTCTGACGCACCTCGACTCGTATCTGAAGTTGTGA
- a CDS encoding LysR family transcriptional regulator, translated as MDKSFALLHYFQAVAEYNSFSRAANKLNLAQSTLRAQVKLLENQLGCPLFIHENKHHFRLSREGVQLLAECQTRLNGLRNGMMSLSQTENLSGPVYLACSAALGHQVVLPVINQLMETYPRLVINLVEPSRDKAFIDDELDIALIFDRPDPACYSLRVADIEKMIVASRGYLARYGTPNSLADLTHHRLLIQSQGKMDWPNIFAQQSKFQLPELSQYFDNNLTKLHAAQRGMGIAVLPSYLCAAATELIPVLRHDAMRLSESLYIMCHKKRASQPGMIELIVDLADQLRQSLYETNLPSDYYLNGHVDTQTLMQQTHDLPVIEPHPFAE; from the coding sequence ATGGATAAGTCATTTGCGCTGCTGCATTACTTTCAGGCTGTTGCCGAGTACAACAGTTTTTCACGGGCTGCCAACAAGCTGAATCTAGCTCAGTCGACTCTCCGCGCCCAAGTAAAACTGCTGGAAAATCAGCTGGGCTGTCCGCTGTTTATCCATGAAAACAAACACCATTTCCGGCTCAGCCGGGAAGGTGTCCAGCTGCTGGCAGAGTGCCAGACCCGTCTGAACGGACTTCGCAACGGTATGATGTCGCTGAGCCAGACGGAAAACCTTTCCGGCCCGGTTTATCTGGCCTGCTCTGCCGCATTAGGTCATCAGGTCGTCCTGCCGGTGATAAACCAACTGATGGAAACCTACCCGCGACTGGTCATCAATCTGGTTGAACCCAGCCGGGACAAGGCGTTCATTGATGATGAACTGGATATTGCCCTGATTTTTGACCGGCCGGATCCGGCCTGCTATTCCCTGCGTGTGGCCGATATTGAGAAGATGATTGTTGCCAGTCGGGGCTATCTGGCACGATACGGCACACCAAACTCACTGGCCGATCTGACGCATCACCGCTTGCTGATCCAATCACAGGGGAAAATGGACTGGCCGAATATCTTTGCTCAGCAAAGTAAATTTCAGTTGCCGGAGCTAAGCCAGTACTTCGATAACAACCTGACGAAACTGCACGCCGCTCAGCGAGGAATGGGGATTGCGGTGTTGCCCAGTTATCTCTGTGCCGCGGCCACAGAACTGATCCCTGTTTTACGCCATGATGCCATGCGTCTCAGTGAATCGCTGTACATTATGTGCCACAAGAAAAGGGCCAGTCAGCCTGGCATGATCGAATTGATCGTAGATCTTGCTGACCAGCTCAGGCAGTCACTTTACGAGACAAACCTGCCGTCAGATTACTATCTGAACGGCCATGTTGACACTCAGACACTGATGCAGCAAACCCATGATCTGCCAGTCATTGAGCCACATCCTTTCGCAGAGTAA
- a CDS encoding low specificity L-threonine aldolase — translation MGMDLRSQCTVFIPGNRTVSPAEMFQNMADWCKEHHIDHDIYGQGEFLQSFETKIASLLGFEAGLFVVTGTMTQPTALRIACTAKRNPVVAMHPSSHIYLHEGQNYQLQDWFSILPVGHPYQPWTLDDLTAWPDDIAAVLYELPMREIGGQLPSWEALNDIKSHCREKGIHLHLDGARLWETKAGYGRDYQEITAGFDSAYVSLYKGVAGLGGAMLLGSKDFIEKARVWTQRQGGNVVHRTPYAVSAAMQFDQRLAQMPALFERTQQLYRILSEYRQFTPNPAAPQANMLHLYLPVSAEKATLIRDNFAQEDKVWLGNPQQAALPDQSYIEWYIGDNLLNLDDNRLRAILTKLANLVCA, via the coding sequence CTGGGCATGGATTTACGCTCACAATGCACGGTCTTCATCCCGGGCAATCGCACGGTTTCACCAGCAGAGATGTTTCAGAACATGGCAGACTGGTGCAAAGAGCATCACATTGATCACGATATCTATGGTCAGGGTGAATTTTTACAAAGCTTTGAAACCAAAATCGCATCTTTGCTTGGGTTTGAAGCTGGCCTCTTCGTTGTGACCGGCACGATGACACAGCCGACAGCACTGCGGATAGCCTGTACTGCAAAAAGAAATCCTGTGGTTGCGATGCATCCGTCCAGCCATATTTACCTGCACGAAGGCCAGAATTATCAGCTTCAAGACTGGTTCAGCATCCTGCCTGTCGGTCACCCTTATCAGCCCTGGACACTCGACGATCTGACCGCCTGGCCGGATGACATTGCAGCTGTGCTGTATGAACTGCCGATGCGCGAGATTGGCGGCCAGCTGCCTTCATGGGAAGCGCTGAACGACATCAAATCGCACTGCCGTGAAAAAGGAATTCATCTGCATCTGGATGGTGCGCGGCTCTGGGAGACGAAAGCCGGCTATGGCCGTGATTATCAGGAAATCACTGCCGGGTTTGATTCAGCTTATGTCTCGCTCTACAAAGGCGTTGCCGGTTTAGGCGGAGCCATGCTGCTCGGCAGCAAGGACTTCATTGAGAAAGCCAGGGTTTGGACACAACGTCAGGGCGGAAATGTTGTCCATCGAACGCCTTACGCCGTGTCAGCCGCGATGCAGTTTGACCAGCGGCTGGCACAAATGCCGGCACTGTTTGAACGCACTCAGCAGCTCTACCGCATCTTGAGTGAATATCGGCAATTCACCCCGAATCCTGCCGCACCACAGGCCAATATGCTGCATCTTTATCTTCCGGTCAGTGCCGAAAAAGCGACCCTCATTCGTGACAATTTCGCACAGGAAGACAAAGTCTGGCTGGGTAACCCACAGCAAGCAGCCCTGCCTGATCAGTCATACATCGAATGGTATATCGGCGATAACCTGCTGAATTTGGATGACAACCGCCTGAGAGCAATTCTGACAAAACTGGCAAATCTGGTTTGTGCTTAA
- a CDS encoding MATE family efflux transporter, whose protein sequence is MEAMQQTESIGRIFCRFTIPAVMAMLVNGLYQIVDGIFVGHYLGQDGLTAINIAWPVISIFIGTGLMIGMGAGSLISKYRGMRDTTQARAALGNAILLVVLTGLAVSALLQVVGSQLLVLQGAADQAGEFATSYLQVFTGCSVLAVGASAAPFLVRNDDSPKFATSLMVFGALMNTVLDYVFIGKLGWGLRGAAVATVMAQGTVALLALSYFLSRYSALGLSFRAFQINPSKLLEILKLGSSCLVMYLYTGMMVALHNRLFMEYGSATSVAAYAIVGYLMTLYYLLAEGISEGMQPPVSYFHGERAHHKVRQTVWLACKVTTVIGISWIALLNLYPQAVIGWFNGDNTSLISEAHKGIRLHLFSLFLDGLIVISTVYFMSVGRGGMAFAISLGNMLVQLPFLWLLPKWLGLEGVWLAMPLSNIVLAVFALGAMWKSLSRASDQQHLASAIP, encoded by the coding sequence ATGGAAGCTATGCAACAAACCGAGTCCATCGGCAGGATTTTCTGCCGGTTCACTATTCCGGCTGTCATGGCGATGCTTGTCAACGGCCTTTACCAGATTGTGGACGGAATATTTGTCGGACATTACCTGGGGCAGGATGGCCTGACCGCAATAAACATCGCCTGGCCGGTGATCAGCATTTTTATCGGTACCGGCCTCATGATCGGAATGGGAGCCGGCAGTCTGATTTCAAAATACCGGGGAATGCGTGACACAACACAAGCAAGAGCGGCACTGGGAAATGCGATATTGCTTGTGGTTCTGACCGGACTGGCGGTATCCGCACTGCTGCAAGTCGTTGGCTCGCAATTACTGGTACTGCAGGGTGCGGCTGACCAGGCAGGCGAATTCGCCACCAGCTACTTACAAGTGTTCACCGGATGTTCAGTCTTGGCCGTGGGCGCCAGCGCCGCTCCTTTTCTGGTCAGAAATGATGATTCGCCGAAGTTTGCCACCAGCCTCATGGTCTTCGGAGCCCTCATGAATACGGTGCTGGACTATGTTTTCATCGGTAAACTGGGCTGGGGACTGAGAGGCGCTGCTGTCGCAACGGTCATGGCACAGGGAACAGTAGCGCTGCTGGCCTTGAGCTATTTCCTGAGCCGGTATTCGGCGCTGGGATTGTCTTTCAGAGCATTTCAGATAAACCCAAGCAAACTTCTTGAGATTTTGAAGCTGGGTTCATCCTGTCTGGTGATGTATCTCTATACCGGGATGATGGTGGCTCTGCATAACCGGCTGTTCATGGAATATGGTTCTGCGACCAGTGTGGCCGCATATGCCATTGTCGGCTACCTGATGACACTGTACTACCTGCTGGCAGAGGGGATCTCCGAAGGCATGCAGCCACCGGTCAGTTACTTTCATGGCGAAAGAGCACATCATAAAGTCCGTCAGACGGTTTGGCTGGCCTGCAAAGTCACAACAGTCATTGGTATCAGCTGGATCGCGTTGCTGAACCTGTATCCGCAAGCCGTAATTGGCTGGTTCAACGGGGACAATACATCGCTGATCAGTGAAGCACACAAGGGGATCCGGTTACACCTGTTCAGCCTGTTTCTGGATGGTCTGATCGTCATCAGCACCGTGTATTTTATGTCGGTTGGCCGCGGCGGGATGGCTTTCGCGATTTCGCTCGGAAATATGCTGGTACAGTTGCCGTTTCTCTGGCTGTTACCCAAATGGCTGGGTCTGGAAGGTGTCTGGCTGGCGATGCCGCTGTCCAATATTGTTCTGGCCGTTTTTGCACTGGGTGCAATGTGGAAATCACTGTCCCGCGCCTCAGATCAGCAGCATCTTGCGTCCGCCATCCCCTGA
- a CDS encoding adenosine deaminase, whose protein sequence is MNQFIAGLPKVELHLHIEGSLEPELMFELAARNQIAIPFRSPEEVRAAYQFHNLQSFLDIYYQGANVLIHEQDFYDLTWAYLLRCQADNVVHTEIFFDPQTHTDRGIAFETVVNGIHRALEKGREALGISSLLIMCFLRHLDQASAFETLEQAMAHRDKIIGVGLDSSEQGNPPEKFKDVFQRALQAGFLTVAHAGEEGPSENITKTLDFLGATRIDHGVRCTEDPELMKRLILEQVPLTVCPLSNLKLKVFEEMNAHNIVDLLRKEMCVTINSDDPAYFGGYMTDNFHAVAEAHPMSGEEIAQFTLNAIMASFISDAEKQRLTQLTLDYLARFQMS, encoded by the coding sequence ATGAATCAATTTATTGCCGGACTGCCAAAAGTCGAACTGCACCTGCACATTGAAGGTTCACTGGAACCAGAACTGATGTTTGAGCTGGCTGCACGGAATCAGATCGCGATTCCTTTCCGCTCTCCGGAGGAAGTCCGGGCTGCGTACCAGTTCCATAACCTGCAATCGTTTCTGGATATCTACTATCAGGGCGCCAATGTTCTGATCCATGAGCAGGATTTTTATGATCTGACCTGGGCGTATTTGTTGCGCTGTCAAGCAGACAACGTTGTCCACACGGAAATTTTCTTTGATCCGCAAACACATACCGATCGCGGTATCGCTTTTGAAACTGTGGTGAACGGGATTCACCGTGCGCTGGAAAAGGGCAGGGAAGCACTGGGCATTTCCAGTTTGCTGATCATGTGCTTTCTGCGTCATCTGGATCAGGCATCTGCCTTTGAGACCCTGGAACAGGCGATGGCTCATCGAGACAAGATTATCGGCGTTGGGCTGGACTCTTCTGAACAGGGGAATCCGCCGGAAAAATTCAAAGATGTTTTTCAGCGTGCTTTACAGGCCGGTTTTCTGACGGTAGCGCATGCCGGGGAAGAAGGTCCCTCTGAAAATATCACTAAAACGCTGGATTTTCTGGGAGCAACCCGGATCGATCATGGGGTGCGCTGTACCGAAGACCCGGAACTCATGAAACGGTTGATTTTGGAGCAGGTGCCATTAACTGTTTGTCCGCTCTCTAATCTGAAGCTGAAAGTCTTCGAGGAGATGAACGCTCACAATATCGTTGATTTGTTGCGAAAAGAAATGTGTGTCACGATTAACTCGGATGATCCGGCTTATTTTGGTGGCTACATGACGGATAACTTTCATGCTGTCGCAGAAGCGCACCCGATGAGCGGTGAAGAAATTGCTCAGTTCACGCTGAACGCCATTATGGCGAGTTTTATCAGTGACGCAGAAAAACAACGGCTGACACAGCTGACATTAGATTATCTGGCGCGTTTTCAGATGTCTTAA
- a CDS encoding GNAT family N-acetyltransferase — protein MAITIRHMEEKDMDSLCDIYSFSTVLENTSQFMHLGSKRVQAIFASPELITLVADLDGRAVGHVTLVTRNKPKEKHIAGIVIAVHPEFHGKGVGSMLMAEAIDLSDNWLNILRLELDVNTDNAPAIALHRKFGFALEGEKKLATFKSGNYADLYMMARLASWHKV, from the coding sequence ATGGCAATCACAATCCGCCATATGGAAGAAAAAGATATGGATAGCCTGTGTGATATCTATTCTTTTTCAACGGTGCTGGAAAATACTTCTCAGTTCATGCATTTGGGCAGTAAAAGAGTTCAGGCGATATTTGCGTCTCCTGAACTGATCACTCTGGTTGCTGATTTAGATGGCCGGGCTGTGGGGCACGTGACTTTGGTGACCCGGAACAAGCCGAAAGAAAAGCACATTGCCGGTATCGTGATCGCGGTTCATCCGGAGTTTCACGGCAAAGGGGTGGGATCAATGCTCATGGCCGAAGCAATCGATCTTTCTGATAACTGGCTGAATATTCTGCGGCTGGAACTGGACGTGAATACTGACAACGCCCCTGCCATTGCATTGCACCGGAAATTTGGGTTTGCGCTGGAAGGGGAAAAGAAGCTGGCGACTTTCAAATCAGGCAATTACGCCGATTTGTATATGATGGCCCGGCTTGCAAGCTGGCACAAGGTATGA
- a CDS encoding MFS transporter codes for MTIQHQAQNHTSSREIFLAYLIHFFMALDLLIIVPFSAYITAASHVSAAQAGYLSASYAIAATLTSLCIRGTQHQLREKNRLLICLTGLAIATFCLPLLAHFHAMLAARAIAGIFGGALAVINLNYLSLITPAEQRKRSIAMLMSTFPLALTLGVPGLLWVSGEENWPLSFYLLGGAFSLCALLVLLTNPNRVSQPDTAPPRSADLIPRSSADRSLIMRLGFIIFLTVFSTFTISTQFPVMLVINQQLPDNLLSLSYVFGGAGSFLVIQWYGRSHDRLSDFRLINRLSALMVVTALTGFLTHQMMLALASFACFMIVSSARTLIVMTSIFTNLVPGLRSTMAGIQNAIQHIAVGLGGAVSSLFIHSTQPDQLNFSSLLLVFTLMTCMVPFCWKLKNKKSIYKTETET; via the coding sequence ATGACCATTCAACATCAAGCCCAAAACCACACTTCAAGCCGGGAAATATTCCTTGCTTACTTGATTCATTTTTTCATGGCACTGGATTTACTCATCATTGTGCCCTTCAGCGCTTATATCACTGCCGCCAGCCATGTCTCTGCCGCACAGGCAGGATACCTGTCTGCCAGCTATGCGATTGCAGCAACCCTGACGAGTCTGTGCATACGGGGAACCCAACATCAGCTCCGGGAAAAAAATCGGCTTCTCATTTGTCTGACCGGTCTGGCCATCGCGACTTTCTGCCTGCCCTTGTTAGCGCATTTCCATGCCATGCTGGCAGCAAGAGCCATTGCAGGAATCTTTGGCGGGGCGCTGGCTGTGATCAACCTGAATTACTTAAGCCTGATCACACCCGCCGAACAGCGCAAACGGTCAATTGCCATGCTGATGAGTACCTTCCCGCTGGCACTAACCCTGGGTGTCCCGGGCTTACTGTGGGTATCCGGGGAAGAAAACTGGCCACTCAGCTTTTACCTTCTTGGGGGTGCTTTCAGCCTGTGTGCACTGCTTGTTCTGCTCACAAACCCGAACCGGGTCAGCCAACCAGATACTGCACCACCCCGTTCCGCAGATCTCATTCCCCGCTCCTCAGCAGACCGTTCACTGATCATGCGCCTCGGTTTCATCATCTTTCTGACTGTATTCAGTACATTCACTATATCGACGCAATTTCCAGTCATGCTGGTGATCAATCAGCAGCTTCCCGATAACCTGCTCAGTCTGAGCTATGTCTTCGGGGGTGCCGGATCTTTTCTGGTGATTCAATGGTATGGCAGGAGTCATGACCGCCTGTCCGATTTCAGGCTGATCAACAGATTGTCAGCACTCATGGTGGTCACAGCGCTGACAGGTTTTCTCACACATCAGATGATGCTGGCACTCGCGTCATTTGCGTGTTTCATGATTGTCAGTTCAGCGAGAACACTGATCGTCATGACATCAATTTTCACAAATTTAGTCCCCGGATTGCGTTCAACAATGGCAGGAATTCAAAATGCGATTCAACATATTGCGGTCGGTTTAGGCGGAGCAGTCAGTAGCCTCTTCATTCATTCCACTCAACCCGATCAATTAAATTTTTCAAGTCTGCTGTTGGTATTTACTTTAATGACTTGTATGGTGCCGTTTTGTTGGAAACTCAAAAATAAAAAATCGATTTATAAAACAGAAACAGAAACATGA
- a CDS encoding alpha/beta hydrolase: protein MKKLITVLFCVLVMMGIAGCESLFFWPSRQFVPSPEVLKFTKEDRFFTAEDGTLIHAWRLPVKGKKRGTIYFLHGNAQNLSYHVANVFWLVDKGWEVVIIDYRGYGRTAGDPDFASVQQDALAGYQALLNERQDNSPVIVWGQSLGASIAVNMVADLPEDKRPQGLIIDSAFSSHQKIVREKLGSFWLTYLFQYPLSWFITDTYAPERSMARIQHVPVLIVHSENDPVISASHAKTLYQMAHEPKQLWLSQEQGHIAVWDDEIWRDHLVCLLDHWPKLSAQAQACEPDTLASVQ from the coding sequence ATGAAAAAATTGATCACTGTACTTTTCTGTGTGCTCGTGATGATGGGCATTGCTGGCTGTGAAAGTTTATTTTTCTGGCCTTCAAGGCAATTCGTTCCTTCTCCGGAAGTGCTTAAATTTACAAAAGAAGATCGGTTTTTCACCGCAGAAGACGGCACCTTAATCCATGCCTGGCGGCTCCCGGTGAAGGGCAAAAAAAGAGGGACAATTTATTTCCTCCACGGGAATGCACAGAACCTGAGCTATCACGTTGCCAATGTGTTCTGGCTGGTCGACAAAGGCTGGGAAGTAGTGATCATTGATTACCGCGGTTATGGACGAACTGCTGGTGATCCTGATTTTGCGTCGGTTCAGCAGGATGCGCTGGCGGGTTATCAGGCGTTACTGAATGAACGTCAGGACAACAGTCCTGTCATTGTATGGGGGCAGAGTCTTGGTGCATCCATTGCCGTCAATATGGTCGCCGACCTGCCAGAGGATAAACGTCCTCAGGGGCTGATTATTGACAGTGCTTTCAGCTCTCATCAGAAAATTGTGCGGGAAAAACTGGGCAGTTTCTGGCTGACCTATCTGTTTCAATATCCGCTGAGCTGGTTTATTACGGACACCTATGCCCCGGAGCGTTCAATGGCACGTATCCAGCATGTACCTGTGTTAATTGTGCACAGTGAAAACGATCCGGTGATCAGTGCCAGTCATGCCAAAACCCTGTATCAAATGGCGCATGAACCGAAACAACTCTGGTTATCTCAGGAGCAGGGGCATATTGCTGTATGGGATGATGAAATCTGGCGGGATCATCTGGTGTGTCTGCTGGATCACTGGCCAAAGCTCAGTGCTCAGGCGCAGGCTTGCGAGCCTGACACACTGGCTTCAGTTCAGTAG
- a CDS encoding helix-turn-helix domain-containing protein, translating into MVEKLLFSDAGSGILFNLGCEVSFGGHWHPAGVVLLPVSKEAQQVTMPPGAVLAGIRFHPAMGYSLLGKRFDTPVTIEQGSDDFLVLQVLQQQLRQCSNHSVRIATVYRWIKRTFEFEKLTHQTTLDIVSAVQSSGTGQSLPVGTRQIERHFQKWMGITPKHYQRILRVKEALEQIKSAPDMPLADLAFEQGFADQAHMTREFSKIAKITPKKYSLRVKQTLRERPGRYRRDLHQNR; encoded by the coding sequence GTGGTCGAAAAACTGCTGTTCAGCGATGCCGGCAGCGGCATCCTGTTTAATCTGGGGTGCGAGGTCAGCTTCGGCGGCCATTGGCACCCGGCCGGAGTTGTGTTGCTACCCGTCAGTAAGGAAGCACAGCAGGTCACGATGCCACCCGGAGCGGTGTTGGCCGGAATCCGTTTTCATCCCGCCATGGGTTACAGCTTGCTGGGCAAACGTTTTGATACGCCAGTCACGATCGAACAAGGCTCAGATGATTTTCTTGTATTGCAGGTCTTACAACAACAATTGCGCCAGTGCAGCAACCACTCTGTCCGGATCGCCACCGTGTATCGCTGGATCAAGCGAACCTTTGAATTTGAGAAACTCACCCATCAGACCACGCTCGATATCGTCAGTGCCGTACAATCCAGCGGCACAGGTCAGTCTCTGCCCGTGGGAACACGCCAGATAGAGCGCCATTTTCAGAAGTGGATGGGCATAACTCCAAAACATTATCAGCGCATCCTGCGAGTGAAAGAAGCGCTCGAACAAATCAAATCTGCGCCAGACATGCCCTTAGCTGATCTTGCCTTTGAGCAGGGCTTTGCTGATCAGGCACATATGACCCGCGAGTTTTCGAAAATCGCAAAAATTACCCCCAAAAAATATAGTTTGCGTGTCAAGCAGACTCTCCGTGAAAGACCTGGAAGATATCGGCGTGATCTGCATCAGAATAGATAG